The Spirochaetota bacterium genomic interval ATAAAAGGGCTTTAAATCCTGTCCATCCTCCAATAAGATTAAGAAGTAAAGAGACCGAAATAGCTAAAGTAACCTCTATCCTTATACGATATCTTCCACGGGCAAAAGCTGAGTGAATTATATCATTCTGTGCGGTGAATTCCAGCAGGATAATATCGCCTTTAGTATAAAATTCATCAAACTCTACTTTCCCTTGGAGTCTGTTTGTTGCTTTTGTCTTTTGTCCCTTGTTATGACCGCCTAAAATCTTTACTGATAACTCTTGGTTCCCTGTTCTTATTATGAGATGTTGATGCACATCTGAATTATCAACTGATATTACCTTAGCTCGCTCTCGATGATATTTTATTATCAAAACCTGTTGGTGTAAAAAAAAGGATTATACATAATATTGCGAATATAATAGAAAAGATTAAGTCTTTATTTATCAGATCAATTTTTAGATTCATATTTTTACTCCCTTAGCATGAAAAAAGTGGAAGATATCATTATCTTCCACATAAATTCATTAAAATAAGTTGTGAATTGTGATACTATTATTTTGAATACAGTTTGTTATAAATCATTAGCATATTTTAATTTTCAATAAATTCCCATTGATTTTGCAATCTTTTTCGTAACATCAGTATTGTCGTAAAATCCTTTAAACATCCATGCCCCCTTACCTTTTGCCATAACTGGAACAGGAACACCAGTATGATAGTATGAAGTAAATGCTATTCCTGCTTTTCTGTTAAGCACATGTGTGCATGTAACAGTAAGTGGTTTGTAGTTGCCATATAACAGGAATTCTTCCGGATAATCAGAATAATTTATGGAAATTCTATCACGTTGAAAATCATTGGCATCTTCTAAGAGGTCCTTTCATAATCTGTTAGATCATCGAATTCCATTCCAAAGCTATCAAGAATCATATTTTCAAGCGCTCCCCCATCAATATCAGGGGATGGGGAATCAGCCAAATAATCATATAGTGTTTTATTAAATTGTTTCTTCGAAATAGAAAAGAATTATTGATGGTTTTAGAAAAACAGGAGATACCTCTGAATATTAACATAAGTGAAAATGATATACGAGTATTCGAAGAAAAACGTAAGAGAAACATTACACGAAATAAATTAGGCAGACAATGTAGAGATACATTTATGTCTTGAAAGAAAACCTGTAGAAAATTGGATATATCTTGTTAGATAGATTTTCTGGTTTCGATAAAATATTTTCATTATCAATAATTATTCACGAACAAATTCCTGGTAGCACATAATATCGATGATTATAGTTGCATACTGAAGGGCAAAAAGGGGAACGGTAATTAATTTTATTTTACCTACCACTTCTTGAGAAGTTATAATGATAGCTGAAAAAATACAAAATACTGCTTGACAAACGTTTTTAAATAGTAATTATTCTTACATAAGAATAGGCTGCAATTGCTTCCTGATGAAAAAGAAAATAGCTGACATCCTTGATAAAATCGAGACCTTTAAGAAAATCTCTAAATATCTGGGTCTAAAAATTACTCATCAGCGTTTAGAGATATTCAAGATATTGGTTTCAATGGAATATCATCCCTCAGCAGAAGAGGTCTATGAGGCTATAAGAGAGAAGATACCGAGTATATCCTTTGACACAGTATACCGTACACTTGCTCTTTTTGAAAGTCATGGAGTGATTGCAAAGGTTCAATATCTGGATGATAGAACTCGCTATGACTCTAATATGGAACCACATTATCATCTGGTATGTAAGAAATGCAGAAATATCCAGGATTTTTACTGGCCTGATCTAGACCAGTTGAAACCACCTGAAAAAACAAAAGGGTGGGGAGAAATTGATAATAAATATTTAGAATTACGAGGTATATGCCGGAAATGCCTGGCAAGCAGGAATAATAAATAAAAACAGACAAACTATCAAAATTTTTCAATGCATATTTATCAGAAAATATTAGGTACATTGCAGTGTATTCAAATAAATATCAATAGGATGGTAAATATGCAAAATATTAAAGATCAAAGATTCAGTACTTTCTATTGAATGTTTTAGCTATACAAGAACAAAACGAAGACTAAAGGAGGACAGAGATGAAAGGAAATGATAAATGCCCGGTAACGGGTAGGACGAGCAAATCCATTGCCGGTAGTGGTACGTCGAATACGGATTGGTGGCCGAACCAGTTGAACCTTAGGATCCTTCACCAGCACTCTCGTATGAGCAATCCGATGGGTGAGGAGTTCAACTATGCTGAGGAATTCAAGAAACTCGACCTGAATGCTGTAAAAGAAGACCTTTATGCGTTGATGACAGACTCGCAGGACTGGTGGCCAGCGGATTACGGTCATTATGGGGGGCTCTTCATCCGGATGGCATGGCACAGCGCAGGCACATACCGTATAGGTGATGGCCGCGGTGGCGCGGGATCCGGATCCCAACGCTTGGCACCCCTTAACAGTTGGCCGGATAATGCCAACCTTGACAAGGCGCGGAGGCTGCTTTGGCCTATCAAACAGAAATACAGCAGCAGAATATCCTGGGCAGACCTCATGATACTTGCCGGCAACTGTGCGCTTGAGTCGATGGGTTTCAAAACCTTTGGCTTTGGTGGCGGGCGCGAAGACATATGGGAGCCGGAAGAGGACATCTACTGGGGAAGCGAAGACACCTGGCTCGGTGATAAGCGTTACTCCGGTGATCGGTACTTGGAGAACCCGCTTGCGGCTGTGCAGATGGGCCTCATCTACGTGAACCCTGAAGGGCCGAATGGGAATCCAGATCCGGTTGCTTCTGGCAGCGATGTTCGCGAGACCTTTGCGCGTATGGCTATGAACGCTGAGGAAACGGTTGCGCTCATTGCCGGCGGACATACCTTCGGCAAGTGCCATGGTGCGGGCGATGCGGCGCATGTGGGTTCTGAACCTGAGGGAGCCGGCATAGAAGAGCAGGGGCTCGGTTGGAAGAGTAGTTTTGGTAGCGGAAAGGGAGGCGATACGATCACAAGCGGCATAGAGGGCGCCTGGAAACCGAATCCGACTAAATGGGATATGGGCTATCTGAACGTGCTGTTCAATTACGAGTGGGAGTTGGTCAAAAGCCCGGCCGGCGCGCATCAATGGCTGGCCAAGGACGTGGCTGATGAGGACATGGTGGTTGACGCCCACAACCCATCAAAAAAGCATCGACCAATGATGACCACGGCTGACCTCTCTCTACGTTTTGATCCGATTCTCGAGCCGATCGCCCGGCGCTACCAGCAGAATCCCGAAGAATTCGCTGACGCTTTTGCCAGGGCATGGTTCAAGCTGACACACCGCGATATGGGTCCCCGCTCACGCTATCTCGGCTCGGAGGTTCCAGCAGAGGAGCTAATCTGGCAAGATCCAGTCCCCACAGTCGATCATGAACTGATCAATGCACAGGATATAGCAATCCTCAAGGGCAAGATACTTACTTCAGGATTGTCTGTATCACAGCTAGTCTCTACGGCTTGGGCATCTGCATCAACCTTCCGTGGCTCCGACAAGCGTGGCGGGGCGAACGGGGCGCGCATTCGTCTTGCACCGCAAAAGGATTGGGAAGTCAACCAGCCGGATCAACTTAAGACAGTGCTTGATGCCCTTGAAGGGATACAAGAGGAGTTCAACAACGTACAATCTGGCGGGAAGAAGGTATCACTTGCCGACCTGATCATCCTTGGTGGATGCTCAGGTGTAGAGCAAGCTGCGAAGAATGCAGGTCACAATGTGACCGTTCCCTTCACACCTGGACGCACAGATGCATCGCCGGAGCAAACCGACGAGGAATCATTCGCCGTACTCGAACCAGTTGCAGACGGATTCCGAAACTACATCAAAACCAAATACACCGTAACAGCAGAGGAACTCTTGCTTGATCGGGCGCAATTGCTGACGCTGACTGCTCCTGAGATGACGGTTCTCATTGGTGGTATGCGAGTCCTAAATGCCAACTTCGCACAGTCCCAGCATGGCGTCTTTACCAAGCGGCCCGAGACACTCACCAATGACTTCTTTGTTAATCTGCTCGACATGGGAACAGTATGGAAGGCAACCTCAGAAGACGATGACGTGTTCGAGGGTCGGGATCGCAAAAGCGGCGAACTCATATGGACAGGCACACGTATCGACCTTATCTTCGGTTCTAACTCCCAGCTCCGGGCATTGGCGGAAGTTTATGGATGTGAGGACTCTCAAGAGAAGTTCCTACACGACTTTGTAGCGGTGTGGTACAAAGTAATGGATCTCGACCGTTTCGACCTCGCCTAATATTAACAAAAAGCTCTTTTGAGGGTTTCTAAAAGGTCTGAGAAAAAGGTTAGCTATCAACCGGTTTCGGCGGACAGCATGCCTGTACTGCTGGAGCGATGGGTTGAGCCTATCGAGAAAGTTCAATATTTAACTATTAATAATTGATACGTTATTGTTTTATTGTAGACTTCGTTTATTAGCTTAAGGA includes:
- a CDS encoding alkaline phosphatase, with amino-acid sequence MLNRKAGIAFTSYYHTGVPVPVMAKGKGAWMFKGFYDNTDVTKKIAKSMGIY
- a CDS encoding transcriptional repressor, with amino-acid sequence MKKKIADILDKIETFKKISKYLGLKITHQRLEIFKILVSMEYHPSAEEVYEAIREKIPSISFDTVYRTLALFESHGVIAKVQYLDDRTRYDSNMEPHYHLVCKKCRNIQDFYWPDLDQLKPPEKTKGWGEIDNKYLELRGICRKCLASRNNK
- the katG gene encoding catalase/peroxidase HPI — its product is MKGNDKCPVTGRTSKSIAGSGTSNTDWWPNQLNLRILHQHSRMSNPMGEEFNYAEEFKKLDLNAVKEDLYALMTDSQDWWPADYGHYGGLFIRMAWHSAGTYRIGDGRGGAGSGSQRLAPLNSWPDNANLDKARRLLWPIKQKYSSRISWADLMILAGNCALESMGFKTFGFGGGREDIWEPEEDIYWGSEDTWLGDKRYSGDRYLENPLAAVQMGLIYVNPEGPNGNPDPVASGSDVRETFARMAMNAEETVALIAGGHTFGKCHGAGDAAHVGSEPEGAGIEEQGLGWKSSFGSGKGGDTITSGIEGAWKPNPTKWDMGYLNVLFNYEWELVKSPAGAHQWLAKDVADEDMVVDAHNPSKKHRPMMTTADLSLRFDPILEPIARRYQQNPEEFADAFARAWFKLTHRDMGPRSRYLGSEVPAEELIWQDPVPTVDHELINAQDIAILKGKILTSGLSVSQLVSTAWASASTFRGSDKRGGANGARIRLAPQKDWEVNQPDQLKTVLDALEGIQEEFNNVQSGGKKVSLADLIILGGCSGVEQAAKNAGHNVTVPFTPGRTDASPEQTDEESFAVLEPVADGFRNYIKTKYTVTAEELLLDRAQLLTLTAPEMTVLIGGMRVLNANFAQSQHGVFTKRPETLTNDFFVNLLDMGTVWKATSEDDDVFEGRDRKSGELIWTGTRIDLIFGSNSQLRALAEVYGCEDSQEKFLHDFVAVWYKVMDLDRFDLA